Within Vigna unguiculata cultivar IT97K-499-35 chromosome 2, ASM411807v1, whole genome shotgun sequence, the genomic segment AATCGCTCGTTTCCACCGATCTCTTCAACATTCAAGTATGCGCTCCCGATAGGTAACATCTCCATCACCGTCATTTCTAATCGATTCTTTCACCGttataccaattttatttttcacttttgcAGCGAGAAATCAGCTGTTAGTCAGAGCATCACCTGGCTCCAACCAGTAGCCGTTAAGCAAGTGAACATGGACGGAACCACCGCATTTGCGGTTTCTGGTTTGTttctctcttcctcttctttaCACAACTTCATTATTATTTCACGTTACAACTAATTTCTTGATTCTCTTGACAGGGACGCCCGCTGATTGTGCTTCTCTAGGGGTTTCCAAAGCTCTCTTTCCCACAGTACCTGATTTGGTACCTCTTCTATGCTATGCTATGTCACGCTTATTCCGTTTTAGTTTTGCTCTATCGCATTTTTTACTTCATAATTATACGGCTACTGCTTATCAAATTTTCAAACTATTGATTGACGGTAGTAACTGTTGAATTGATTGATTGCATTGTTTTGCCATGCCTCACTAACTAGTACGGAGTGTATTCTGGAAGAAGGCTTTGTTGTGTTGTTATTTATAGGTCATTAGATTTCTGGCTGTTttcttaacctaatttaaaTTCTGCTCTGGTGCAATGGCGTTCTCTGCATGTAGGATCTATTTGACTGAGCTATGCCTAAATagttaaatagaaaataaaaagaaacatccAACCAGTTGCTGATGCGTGTTATATCCATTTCTTCAGGTAGTCAGTGGCATAAACATGGGTAGCAACTGCGGTTATCACATGTATGTACCATCTTTTCCCTTGGCATCATCTTAGCAACTTTTCTACTTGTAAACTTCAAATGAATCTCTATGAATTTAGAATGAAAGCATGTTTGCCGAGAAACAATGAAGGGGGAGGCAGGATACAAAGCCTTCTCCCTTTTGCTAGGAGTAAGCAATTTAGTCATGTAAAATTTGGTGTTGTTCCTCTGACAACTATCTTCATTTGTTATGACCTttttttgttgcaatttttatacatGAGGGGGTGATCTGTATCAATTTGATCTTAAAATCTATATAATATGatgtaaccttttttttttcctgttggAAATGATCTAATTTCCCgaaaaagtaatttataattttctgtGCTGCTTAAAATCTATCCCGAGTAAAATCCTGGACCTGATTGTAACTGACGTAAAAGAAGGTCGTTAATGTAATTAGTTCATCCTTTGGAAAATTTTCCGTTGTCTTCAGTGTAAGcattgaaatgaaaatgatgacATTGAAATTCCTTGAATTTCCTCTCTAGTTGCTTCAGTAGTTATTATTACTTTGTGAATTGCCCATATCATTACTTAATAGCTCCCTTTGCAGTGTTTACTCGGGTACTGTAGCTGGAGCTCGAGAGGCCTTCTTCAATGATGTACCATCCATCTCCATTTCATATAACTGGTATGGCATATTTGCAATCTGCTTCTGCTGTTCTATATTACTGGATTTATCTTGAATATTATTTATTCGAAAGTTAATTTTGAAACCATTTTGTTAGCTTATATAATTGTGAGTGTGACTTGAAATTGAATGAATCTCGAGTAATGTGGCTCTTCGGTGATATTAACTATTTCAACATGCTTTCATCTATATCTTACCATGGCAACAGCTTTTCATTAACCTGTTTCACCGTTTGGGGTTTACTTTATATTCAGGATTAAAGGAAAGAGTAATCTAAATGACTTCACCCTTGCTGCACAAGTATGCTTACCTATCATAAGTTCTGTACTGGTTGAGGCAAAGAATCCCAGCTACCCTAGAAAATGTTTTTTGAATGTAGATGTGCCAAACGATGTTGCTAACCATAAGg encodes:
- the LOC114168071 gene encoding uncharacterized protein LOC114168071, translating into MEGEKIGTILITNDDGIDAPGLRALVQSLVSTDLFNIQVCAPDSEKSAVSQSITWLQPVAVKQVNMDGTTAFAVSGTPADCASLGVSKALFPTVPDLVVSGINMGSNCGYHIVYSGTVAGAREAFFNDVPSISISYNWIKGKSNLNDFTLAAQVCLPIISSVLVEAKNPSYPRKCFLNVDVPNDVANHKGYKLTKQGKSIIKMGWRQVTSETEGQKMSSDMTNTDAEIPKNFDPSSISPEHLLFAREVRGSVVDDDDDTDYRRLLEGYITVTPLAAVSNAEVDCQDYFKNWLQSVPELSSSSCL